In Nocardioides luti, the DNA window AGGTCGGTCATCTCGGCCGGGTCGTCGACCAGGCGGGAGAAGTAGTGCGTGCTGAGCTGCTTGGCGCGGAAGCCGGGCAGGCCCTGCTCCTCGAGCAGCGTCTTGCGCTCGGGAGCGGTCAGGTCGGCGAGGTGGCGCGGGGGCTTCTTGCGGCCGCGCGGCTCGTCGAAGACCAGCGTCAGCGGCGTGCTGCCGGCGGCTTCGGGGGTGGGGGCCTGCGAGGTGTCGGACATCAGGACCCGATCCTCTCATCCGGGCGGGTGCCGGGTCGAAAGCCCGGACGAGCGCGACCGCTCCCGGACGGTTGCCCGGGCCGGGTCAGCGGAAGAGGAACCAGAGCACGACGGCCGCGACACCGAGCACGACCAGCGCGGTGACGACCATCCCCAGGGTCATGTAGATGCCGAAGCGACGGGTGCGCTCGACCACGATCAGCGCGATCGGCACGACGAAGATGACGAGCACCAGCGGGAAGAGGTCCTCGGCGGTGTGGTCGGCGAAGAGCAGGTGCAGGATGCCGGCGAAGAGCCCGGGGACCACGATGACGAACACCAGGCCGGTGAAGAAGCCGGAGAGCGCGGTGAACGTCGGGTGGTCGCGGTGCCACCAGTCGGGCTGGCGGGCCGGGGCGGACCCGGTGGGTTCGACGGACTGCTCGGTGGTCATGCTGGCTCCCGGGTTCGAGGGTCGTCGATCATCGTAGGCCCGTCGCGGCCCGCGGCCGCGGCGCCACACGCCCGGCCGGTCGAGCCGGTCAGGGCACGACGAGGACGTCGGGCAGCGCGAGCGCCCGCCACCGGTCGAGGTCCGGCTCGGTCCCGGTCAGCGCCGCCACGACGAGGATCCAGGCGGTGCCGTGGCCGACCAGCACGACGTCCTCCCCCGCGTGCACGTCCAGCACCCGGCGTACGGCGGGGACGACGCGGTCCCGGCACGTGCTGATCGGCTCCCACCCGCGGTGGGCGGAGGTGTCGGGCTCCGCGAAGGCGCGCCGGACGGCGCCCTCGAAGTCCTCGATCCAGACCGCGTCGTCGCGCACCTGCTCGCGCAGGTCGTCGAGGATCCCGACGTCGCCCTCGGTGAGGAGCTGGGCGGTGGCGACGGCCTTGGGCTCGGGTGAGCAGAACCACGCCGCCCGGGCCGGGAGCCGCCCGGACTCGCGGAGCGCCCAGACGTCGTCGAAGCCGGCCGGGTCGAGCTCCCAGGCCGAGGCCGGCTGGCCGGGGACGGGCAGCGGGCGGCCGTGCCGCACGAGGTGGAGGGTCACGCCCGGAAGACGAGGTAGTGCAGCAGCAGCCAGATCGGGGCGATCGTGGCCAGCAAGGAGTCCAGCCGGTCCATCAGACCGCCGTGGCCGGGGATCACCTGGCTCATGTCCTTGATGCCGAGGTCGCGCTTGATGACCGACTCGCACAGGTCGCCGAGCGTGGCCATCACGACCGCGATCAGGCCCAGGGCGATGCCGACCCACCAGTCGCCGTCGAGGAGGTAGACGACGAGCAGCCAGCCACCGACCACGCAGGCCAGCAGGGAGCCGGCGAAGCCCTCCCAGGACTTCTTGGGCGAGATGACCGGCGCCATGGGGTGCTTGCCGAACAGCACGCCGGCGATGTAGCCGCCGATGTCGGAGCAGATGGTCACCAGGATGAAGGCGATGATCCCGCGCACGCCGTTGTCGTCCAGCCCGTCGCCGCGCCAGCCGCCCTCCGCGAGCAGCAGCGCCACGAACGAGCCGAGGAACGGCACGTAGACCAGCGTGAAGACCGACGCCGTGGCGTTCATGACGTAGCCGTCGATGCCCCGCCGCAGCAGCCAGAGCATGATGACCAGCGCCGTCACCGCGGTCGCGGTCACGAGCGCCGGCGCGCCGTAGAAGTAGGCCACGCCGACCATGACGACGCCGCCGAGCATGAGCGGCTGCTCGGGCAGGTCGATGCCCTTGGCCAGCATCCCCTTGCGCAGCTCCCAGATCGCCACGACGACCGCCGCCGCCACGATCAGCATGAAGGCGGTCTTCCAGAAGGCGAGCGAGGCGGCGATCGCGCCGAGCAGGACCACGGCGGAGAGTACGGCGGCCCGCAGGTCGCGGCCGGCACGGCCATGGTCCTTGGTCGGGGGCACCGGTGCCGCGGGGCCCGAGGCGGGGGCCGGGGTGGTGGCGTCGCTCATGTGATGGAGCCGCTCAGACCTCGAGCAGCTCGGACTCCTTGTTCTTCAGCATGTCGTCGACGGCGTCGGTGTGCTGCTTGGTCATCCCGTCCAGCCGCTTCTCGGCACCGGTGACGTCGTCCTTGCCGACCTCGCCGTCCTTCTCGAGCTTCTCGAGGTTCTGCTTGGCGGTGCGGCGCAGGTTGCGGATCGCGATCTTGCCGTCCTCGGCCTTGGTGCGGGCGACCTTGATGTACTCCTTGCGGCGCTCCTCGGTCAGCTCGGGGAACACGCAGCGCAGGAGCTTGCCGTCGTTGGAGGGGTTGACGCCCAGGTCGGACTCGCGGATGGCCTTCTCGATCGCGTTCATCGCGCTCACGTCGAAGGGCTGGATCAGGATGATCCGGGCCTCGGGGGCCGTGAACGACGCCAGCTGCTGCAGCGGCGTGGGCGAGCCGTAGTAGTCGACGACGATCTTGTTGAACATGCTGGGCTGGGCCCGGCCGGCGCGGATCGCGGCGAACTCCTCGCGCGTCGCCTCGACCGACTTGTCCATCTTGCCGTCGGCCTCGTTGAGGATGTCGTTGATCACGGCTGTCTTCCTTACTCCGTCGGTGGTCGGGCCGGGGCCCTGCTGCGGTGGGGCGTCGCTGCGGTGGCTGAGCGGGTCAGCCCGCGCTGACGAGCGTGCCAATCTTCTCACCCTGCACGACGCGCAGGATGTTGCCCTCGGGCTCCATCCCGAAGACGACCATCGGCAGCTTGTTCTCGCCGCACAGGGCGAACGCCGTCTGGTCCATGATCCGCAGGCCCTGCCGGATCGCGTCGCCGTAGGTGAGCTCGTCGTACTTCGTGGCCGTGGGGTCGAGCTTGGGGTCGGCGCTGTAGACGCCGTCCACCCCGCTCTTGGCCACCAGCACCACGTCGCACTTGCTCTCGAGCGCGCGCTGCACCGCCACGGTGTCGGTCGAGAAGAACGGCATGCCCATGCCGGCGCCGAAGATGACGACCCGGCCCTTCTCCATGTGGCGGATCGCGCGGCGCGGGACGTAGGGCTCGGCGACCTGGCCCATCGTGATCGCGGTCTGCACGCGGGTCTCGACGCCCATCTTCTCGAGGAAGTCCTGGAGCGCGAGGCAGTTCATCACGATCCCGAGCATGCCCATGTAGTCCGCGCGGACGCGGTCCATGCCGCGCTGCTGCAGCTCGGCGCCGCGGAAGAAGTTGCCGCCGCCGGTCACCACCGCGATCTGGACGCCCGCCTCGGCGACGTTGGCGATCTCGCGGGCGATCTTCTGGACCACGTCGGGGTCGACGCCGACCTTGCCGCCGCCGAACACCTCGCCGGAGAGCTTGAGCAGGACTCGTTTGTACCCGGTCACGGACCGTCCCTTCGTGATGCGTCGACAGTGATGCGGACACGCACGAAGGCCGGTCCGATGGTCAGTGTCTGATCCATCGAACCGGCCTCCTCGTGTGGTCTGGCTGCAACCTATCCGATCATCCGGGCCGCCGCCGAACGGCCGTCAGCCCCCGCTGCCCCTCTGGGAGGCGACGACCACGCCGATCACGGCGAGGACCAGCAGGATCGCGATCACCAGCCCGGCGATCTTCCAGGCGCTGTACGGGCGCTTGCCGACGACCTCGCCGGTGTTCGCGTTGACCATCACCTGGAAGGTCTTGCCGCCGTAGAGGTAGCTCGCGATCCACAGCGGCATCAGCAGCAGCTTGAACATCGCGTGGGCGTAGGTGACGTCCATGCCGCTGATGCGCTGCTCGTCCCCGCCGATGTCGCGCTCGACGTCGTTGGTGATCACCTGCCGCATCTCGTCGCGGGCGACCTTGGCGCCCTCCTGGGGGTCGACGTCGTAGCGCAGCGCGGAGTAGCCGGTGAGGTACTCCGGCTGGAAGGGACGCGCCTCCTCCAGCTTCCAGGGGCCCATCTTGCCCAGCTGCTTGGCGTCGAGCTGGCCGGTGCCGGGCACCAGGACGTCGTCGAAGGACCTCGCGACCTGACCCGACGCGTGCGACCAGCGGGTGTGCTGCTGCTGGTAGGTCTCGGTGCGGGTGCCGCCCTTGCCGTCGGAGACCTGGCGGGTCTCGGTCGTGTAGTAGTGGTCGCCCCGCTGCCCGGTGTAGACCGTCGAGGTGTCGGCGTCGAAGGTCCAGTGCGGCACGTAGGTGCCCTGCAGGCCCTCGGTCGAGCCGACCTTCTTCAGGGCGCTCGGAGCGAAGCGACGGGTGCGGACCCACGTCGTGAACGCGTCCTGGGCGCCGCGGCGGTCGACGTGGAAGGGCAGCACGGCCTCCGGGGGCACCACGCCCTCCGGCTGCTCGATCGAGACCAGCGCGCCGCCGCAGAACTGGCAGGTGCCGGCGAGGTCGACGGTCTCGGTCCGGGCACCGCACCCACGGCACTCCAGGACGTGCGCGCCGATGGCGGCCACCTGGGTGTCACCGTGCTTGGCCCGCCACTCGTCGTACGAGTGCTCCTGGATCTGCAGGCCGCTGTCGGCGATCGCGAGCTCGGCGCCGCAGGAGCCGCAGCGCAGCACCGTGGTGCCGGGGGCGTACGCCGTCTGGGCGCCGCACGAGGGGCACGTCGAGCTCAGCGGGGTCGGTGGCGGGCCGGCCGGCGGCGTCGTGGAGGCGGCCTGCGGCTCGGGCTGGGAGTCGGCGAGCATCGGTCCCCCGCTCTCAGGCGCTCGGCGGCATGGGCGGGGGCACGGCGGGGAAGAGGCCGGCCAGCTCGGGCACCTCGGCCGCGGCGGTCCAGGCGGCCATGCCCTGCTGCCAGACCAGGGTGTCCGGCTTCAGCTCGCCCGCGGCGACGCGCGGCGGCAGCTCGGCCAGGGCGACCGGTCCGACCTGCTGCCCGCCGAGCGCCAGGAACCACGGCGCGGCCGCACCCGGGATCGGCGGCGGGCTGGTCGAGGGGGCGGCCGGAGCGGCGGCCTGGGCCGGCTTGGGGGCCATCGCGTTGGCCATCTGCTGACCCATCGCCATGCCCATGCCGAGGCCCATGCCCTCCCCCGCGCCACCCGGGTTGTTGGCGGCGTCGCCGATGGCGGTGGCGGCCTGGTACTTGGCGTACTGGTCGAGGTCGCCCATCACGCCCATCGAGGTGCGCTTGTCGAGGACGGCCTCCACCTCGGGCGGCAGCGAGATGTTCTCGATCACGAAGCGCGGGATGCTGATGCCCATGTCGGCCAGGCTCGTCGTGAGCGTGCCGGCGAGGGTCGCGGCGATCGTCTGCTGGTTGGCGGCGAGGTCGAGCATCGGGAGCTTCGAGTTGGCCAGCGCGGTGCCGACCTGGCCGACGATGTTCTGGCGCAGGAACTCCGCGACCTCCTCGGTGCGGAACTGCGGGTCGGTGCCGACCAGCGCGCGCAGCAGCTTGCTGGCGTCGGTCACCTGGAGCGCGTAGGCGCCGAACGCGCGCAGCCGGACGATGCCGAACTCGGGGTCCCGCAGCGTGACGGGGTTCTGGGTGCCCCACTTCATGTCGGTGTAGAGGCGGGTCCCGACGAAGTAGACCTCGACCTTGAAGGGCGAGTTGAAGCCGTACTTCCAGCCCTTGAGGTCCGAGAGGATCGGCATGTTCTGGGTGTCGAGCGTGTAGGTGCCGGGCGTGTAGACGTCGGCCAGCTGGCCCTCGTCGACCAGCACGGCGACCTGGCCCTCGCGGACGACCAGCTGGGCGCCGTTCTTGATCTCGTTGCCCTGGCGCGGGAAGCGCCAGACGATGGTGTCGCGACTGTCGTCGAGGAACTCGACGATGTCGATGAACTGACCGCGGACCTTGTCCATGAAACCCATCGGGCGCCCCTCCTCGCGGTGGCCGGACCGACCACGTCAGCGAGGAACGCTACTGCAGATGGGGCACCCGCGAGGCGGGATTCAGGGAGTGTTCAGGTGCCCGAAATCGCCCCGACCCGCCGGGCACCGGGGTGCTCGACGGGTCGGGATCGGTGCGGGTCCGCGAGGGGACCTGCTCGGGTGCTGCGGCTCAGGCGCCGACCTCGAAGCGGGCGAACCGCTTCAGGGTGGTGCCGGCCTCGTCCAGGACGGTCTTGACGGACTTCTTGTTCTCCACGACCGACGGCTGCTCGAGCAGCACGACGTCCTTGAAGAAGCCGTTGAGGCGACCCTCGGTGATCTTGGCGATCGCCTGCTCGGGCTTGCCCTCCTCGCGGGAGGTCGCCTCGGCGATCTCGCGCTCCTTGGCGACGACGTCCGCGGGGACCTCGTCACGGGTGAGGAACTGCGGACGCATCGCGGCGACCTGCATGGCGGCCGAGCGGGCGGCGTCCTCGTTGCCGTCGTACTCGACCAGCACGCCCACGGCGGGCGGCAGGTCGGCGGCACGCTTGTGCATGTAGACCACGACGGGGCCGTCGAAGTAGGCCACGCGGCCCAGCTCGATCTTCTCGCCGATGGAGACGGCC includes these proteins:
- the frr gene encoding ribosome recycling factor; amino-acid sequence: MNDILNEADGKMDKSVEATREEFAAIRAGRAQPSMFNKIVVDYYGSPTPLQQLASFTAPEARIILIQPFDVSAMNAIEKAIRESDLGVNPSNDGKLLRCVFPELTEERRKEYIKVARTKAEDGKIAIRNLRRTAKQNLEKLEKDGEVGKDDVTGAEKRLDGMTKQHTDAVDDMLKNKESELLEV
- a CDS encoding SPFH domain-containing protein translates to MGFMDKVRGQFIDIVEFLDDSRDTIVWRFPRQGNEIKNGAQLVVREGQVAVLVDEGQLADVYTPGTYTLDTQNMPILSDLKGWKYGFNSPFKVEVYFVGTRLYTDMKWGTQNPVTLRDPEFGIVRLRAFGAYALQVTDASKLLRALVGTDPQFRTEEVAEFLRQNIVGQVGTALANSKLPMLDLAANQQTIAATLAGTLTTSLADMGISIPRFVIENISLPPEVEAVLDKRTSMGVMGDLDQYAKYQAATAIGDAANNPGGAGEGMGLGMGMAMGQQMANAMAPKPAQAAAPAAPSTSPPPIPGAAAPWFLALGGQQVGPVALAELPPRVAAGELKPDTLVWQQGMAAWTAAAEVPELAGLFPAVPPPMPPSA
- a CDS encoding histidine phosphatase family protein — its product is MTLHLVRHGRPLPVPGQPASAWELDPAGFDDVWALRESGRLPARAAWFCSPEPKAVATAQLLTEGDVGILDDLREQVRDDAVWIEDFEGAVRRAFAEPDTSAHRGWEPISTCRDRVVPAVRRVLDVHAGEDVVLVGHGTAWILVVAALTGTEPDLDRWRALALPDVLVVP
- the pyrH gene encoding UMP kinase, which encodes MTGYKRVLLKLSGEVFGGGKVGVDPDVVQKIAREIANVAEAGVQIAVVTGGGNFFRGAELQQRGMDRVRADYMGMLGIVMNCLALQDFLEKMGVETRVQTAITMGQVAEPYVPRRAIRHMEKGRVVIFGAGMGMPFFSTDTVAVQRALESKCDVVLVAKSGVDGVYSADPKLDPTATKYDELTYGDAIRQGLRIMDQTAFALCGENKLPMVVFGMEPEGNILRVVQGEKIGTLVSAG
- the tsf gene encoding translation elongation factor Ts; this encodes MANITAADVKKLREQSGAGMMDCKKALTEADGDFDKAVEILRIKGGKKMAERAAEREASAGLVATSGGALVELNCETDFVAKGDEFISTAQRIADAADAAKAGDAETLKAIELDGKTVGEVVNDLAVSIGEKIELGRVAYFDGPVVVYMHKRAADLPPAVGVLVEYDGNEDAARSAAMQVAAMRPQFLTRDEVPADVVAKEREIAEATSREEGKPEQAIAKITEGRLNGFFKDVVLLEQPSVVENKKSVKTVLDEAGTTLKRFARFEVGA
- a CDS encoding phosphatidate cytidylyltransferase, which encodes MSDATTPAPASGPAAPVPPTKDHGRAGRDLRAAVLSAVVLLGAIAASLAFWKTAFMLIVAAAVVVAIWELRKGMLAKGIDLPEQPLMLGGVVMVGVAYFYGAPALVTATAVTALVIMLWLLRRGIDGYVMNATASVFTLVYVPFLGSFVALLLAEGGWRGDGLDDNGVRGIIAFILVTICSDIGGYIAGVLFGKHPMAPVISPKKSWEGFAGSLLACVVGGWLLVVYLLDGDWWVGIALGLIAVVMATLGDLCESVIKRDLGIKDMSQVIPGHGGLMDRLDSLLATIAPIWLLLHYLVFRA